Genomic DNA from Streptomyces venezuelae:
TGGGTCCTGGAGCTGGAGGAGGGCGGGGAGTCGGTCCGGCTGGCGTAGGGCTCTCGCGCCACGACGGGCCCGTCCCCCTCGCTCTCGGGAGGGGGCGGGCCCGTTCGGCACGTCAGGCCGCGCCCTCAGACCTCCCTGACCTCGAACGCGTCAAGGACGAACTCCGCCTTGCCGTCCTCACCGGTCTTGCGCAGGCCCACCCACGCCTCGCCCTCGGCGGGGGCGGTGAACTCGTAGGCGAGTGTGGTGGGTCCGGTGGCGACGGGGATGTCCTTGCGGTCGAGTTCGCGGGGTGCCGGTTCGTCGACGGCGGTGGTCCAGGCGTACTGGCCCGCCTTCTCGTTCTCGTACCGGAAGGACACCCGGTACCGCTTGCCGGGTTCGAAGCGGACGGTGTGCGGGACGGTGCGGTACACGAGTCCGGTGTTCTCGCCGCGTGACTTCAGCGAGTTCGTGCCGTCGATGACGTCGTCGATCGTCTTGCCGTTCCAGCCGCGCTGCGTGTATGGGGCGTGGCGCTGCGCGATGTGGGTGCGCGGGTCGGTGACGTCGCCCGCGTCGCCCTTCCCGAAGGGCCCCCACCCCTGCGGGACGTGCTCGAAGTCCTCGTGGACGAGGGTGGTGCGGGGCAGCTCGGCGGGGCGCTGGACCGCGACGACGCGGACGTTGTCGAAGCGCACGCGCGCGTCGCCCGCCACGGCGCGCAGCGTCAGCTCTGCCGTGCCGCCGCCTTCGGGGACGGTGAAGTGGGTGAACATGCGCTGGAAGCGGGTGCCGTGCTTGCGGTCGGCGGCGACGTGGTTCCCGGCGGTGGAGGTGTCGGTGAAGTTGCGGGCGGTGACGCCGTCGGCGGTGCGGACCTCCAGGGAGGCCGTACGCCGCTCCCCCGGCTTCTCGCCGACCTCGACCTGCACGGACGCGACGTAGGTGCCGGGCTTGAGGCGGGCGAGCCGCTGTCCGACGGAGGCGGCGCCGCCCGCGCCGATGACCAGCTCGTGGTCGCCGAGGGCGCTGAGCCGCACGGAGGCGGGGCCGCTGACCTTCCATCCTGCGAGGGAGCCGGAGTGGAAGCCGGGGTCGTGCAGCGGGGTGCCCTGGCCCCAGTGCGGGTCGGGCAGGGCCGCGGCGCGCTCGCGGTAGAGGACGTAGGGCTGCTTCGGCTCGGCCTTGAGGGTGACTTTTCCGCCCGCTACGGAGACGTACGTTTCGAAGACGCGCCCTTGGTCGGTGAGCCGGTACAGCGCCACGCGGGAGCGGCGTGCCCACCCGCGGGGCAGCTGCCAGGTGCTGGTCCCTCCGGAGGGGTTGTAGTGGTACAGCTTCGCGGGGTCGTGTGCCTTGCGGGGTTCCCAGGGAAGGAGGTAGCGGCCGTCTTCGTAGACGACGTTTCCGTCCGTGGTGATGCGGCGCTTGCCGGTGGCGTCGGAGACTGTGGTGGCCGCTCCGGAGCGCTTGTCCCCGTAGAAGGTGATTTCGTGCTCGTCCCACGTCTTGATGGGGTACGCCTGAAGGTACTTGGCGGGCAGTGAGTGGGTCCAGATGAGGTCGTAGAAGGCGTGCCAGTCGGTCTTGCCGACCCAGCCCTCGAAGTTGCCCATGCGGGCGACGCCGAGAAGGGTGGGCCATTTGTCGGCGAAGACGTCCTTCTGGTGGTTGCGGACGAAGCGGATGAGGCGGGAGTTGATGCCGCGTGAGGTGTCGCCGCCGTAGTCGGTCTCGGTGGCCCAGTGCGACCAGACGGCGGAGCGTTCGAAGCCGTGGCCCCACTCCGTGGTGATGGTCCAGCCCTGTGCGCGGAAGGCACGCTGGAGGCGGTCGGAGGTCCATCCCGACTCGCGGAACACGTCGATGTAGAGGGCGTTCAGGCCGGGGTGGGTCTGGGCGCGCAGGTCGGCGAAGCGCCGGACGATGTCTCCGGAGACGAGGTCGCGGCGCTGGTCGATGCGGTAGCTCTGGTCGAGCCAGTCCCACTGTTCGTTGTTCTTGTCGACGAGCTTGTCGGAGAACGCTTTGGCTACGGGGTACGACTCGGTGGCGTTGACGTGCACGCTGAAGTCGCTGTTCCACTTCTTGCCCTCGCGGACGAGGGTGTTGAGGTCGTCGAGGCCTCCCGCGCGCGTGTTGTAGTTGTCCGCGTAGTCGGGGTGGGCGGAGTCGTG
This window encodes:
- a CDS encoding endo-alpha-N-acetylgalactosaminidase family protein, which codes for MPPSDRSGPSRRVVVATGAIAGVGAALGAGGSAFAQGATEGRGALAGPRSDEVVLRSKDLDVRVATAFPSIVSYTDRASRAVLHARADTPTTVLIDETEHTPKVTVTTGRSRAAYVLAFDGGTRIDVEITVEGRQVHWRVTRITDTAALRVGTLRIPGLTLLAVRSDQPGAALLAARVQLDKAKSGDTLVRPTKDTPAQAPTGCAYAVVAHDRLGGAVETNTVYDKPTSEAGTTWENGRLWRETVRPTANADCAEARLSPGQWTHRAATAPVDATEPLPYATVVITGDRNGDGKVDWQDAAIAFRDIMVTPLGADEQHLRVVPHIPFNFASQATNPFLATLDNVKRIHLATDGLRQYTLLKGYQSEGHDSAHPDYADNYNTRAGGLDDLNTLVREGKKWNSDFSVHVNATESYPVAKAFSDKLVDKNNEQWDWLDQSYRIDQRRDLVSGDIVRRFADLRAQTHPGLNALYIDVFRESGWTSDRLQRAFRAQGWTITTEWGHGFERSAVWSHWATETDYGGDTSRGINSRLIRFVRNHQKDVFADKWPTLLGVARMGNFEGWVGKTDWHAFYDLIWTHSLPAKYLQAYPIKTWDEHEITFYGDKRSGAATTVSDATGKRRITTDGNVVYEDGRYLLPWEPRKAHDPAKLYHYNPSGGTSTWQLPRGWARRSRVALYRLTDQGRVFETYVSVAGGKVTLKAEPKQPYVLYRERAAALPDPHWGQGTPLHDPGFHSGSLAGWKVSGPASVRLSALGDHELVIGAGGAASVGQRLARLKPGTYVASVQVEVGEKPGERRTASLEVRTADGVTARNFTDTSTAGNHVAADRKHGTRFQRMFTHFTVPEGGGTAELTLRAVAGDARVRFDNVRVVAVQRPAELPRTTLVHEDFEHVPQGWGPFGKGDAGDVTDPRTHIAQRHAPYTQRGWNGKTIDDVIDGTNSLKSRGENTGLVYRTVPHTVRFEPGKRYRVSFRYENEKAGQYAWTTAVDEPAPRELDRKDIPVATGPTTLAYEFTAPAEGEAWVGLRKTGEDGKAEFVLDAFEVREV